The sequence below is a genomic window from Acidimicrobiales bacterium.
CGCGGCGGTCGTCCCGGCGCTGCAGGCGACCGCCCGGGAGCTACCGGTGGAGGTCGACGTCGCCGAGCTGCTCGCCGGCCGGGCGGCGCTCCTCGGCCTCGGCCGCCGGGGCCGGACGTCGGCCAACGGGTCGTGCCGGCTGCTCCCCACCACCGACGGCTGGGTCGCCGTCAACCTCGCCCGCCCCAGCGACGCGGAGTCGGTGGGCGCCCTCGTCGAGGCCGTGGTCGACGACGACCCGTGGGCCGTTCTGACCCGCGCCGCAGCCCGGATGACTGGAGCCGACCTCGTCGACCGCGGCACCCTGCTGGGCATCCCGGTCGCCGAGCTGCCGGGCCCGGGCCGGGTCGCCCCGGCGGCCGCGTTCACGCTGCACCGGCTGGGCGAGGCCGGCACGACGCCTGACGTCGACGGCGAGCTGGTGGTCGACCTGTCGGCCATGTGGGCCGGGCCGCTGTGCGCCCACCTGCTGGGGCGGACCGGCATGCGGGTCGTGAAGGTGGAGAGCACCCGGCGGCCGGACGGCGCCCGGGCCGGCCATCCCGGGTTCTACGAGTGGCTCCACGCGGGGCACGCTTCGGTCACGCTGGACCTCGCCACCGCGGCGGGCCGCACGGCGCTGGCCGAGCTGGTCGACCGGGCC
It includes:
- a CDS encoding CoA transferase; the encoded protein is MTDGADPVAAWAASGAMWLTGHPDGPPLSPAAAVVPALQATARELPVEVDVAELLAGRAALLGLGRRGRTSANGSCRLLPTTDGWVAVNLARPSDAESVGALVEAVVDDDPWAVLTRAAARMTGADLVDRGTLLGIPVAELPGPGRVAPAAAFTLHRLGEAGTTPDVDGELVVDLSAMWAGPLCAHLLGRTGMRVVKVESTRRPDGARAGHPGFYEWLHAGHASVTLDLATAAGRTALAELVDRADVVVESSRPRALAQLGIRAEAVVASRPGRTWVSITGYGRTGEAAHRVAFGDDAAAAAGLVARDDEGLPVFCADAVADPISGLSAAVGALASVAEGGGHLVEVAMVDAVRATLATPVEPAAAHRTPDGDWVVKTPTGEHPVAPPRPPAC